A genomic region of Defluviitalea raffinosedens contains the following coding sequences:
- a CDS encoding recombinase family protein produces MRKVTRIDGNNALQAFKPKVRVAAYCRVSTDSDEQMASLEAQKDHYESYIKANPDWEFAGIYYDEGISGTKKENRTGLLRLLADCENKKIDFIITKSVSRFARNTTDCIEMVRKLTDLGVFIYFEKENINTQRMEGELVLTILSSLAENESLSIAENSKWSIRRRFQNGTYKISYPPYGYDYVDGKLFINKEQAEIIKRIFSEALAGKGTQKIADGLNSDKIPTKRGSHWTATTIRGILSNEKYTGDVLLQKTYTDENFKRHYNHGEKDQYMIKDHHEAIISHEEFEAAQEILKQRGKEKGVIKGSSKYQKRYPFSGKIKCAECGSSFKRRIHGSGNRKYIAWCCTKHIKDASSCSMKFVREDAIHQAFVVMINKLIFGHKFILRPLLQSLKKSNYSDNITKIQEMETKIKENTERVQVIMGLMAKGYLEPALFNTQKNELLKEAAILKEQKEAIKRAIDGSQTILVEVEKLLKFATKAEKQIDAFDSEIFENFTREIIVFSQEEIGFKMKCGLNLRERLVK; encoded by the coding sequence GTGAGAAAGGTAACAAGGATTGATGGAAACAATGCTCTCCAAGCTTTCAAGCCAAAGGTGAGGGTAGCGGCTTATTGCAGGGTTTCAACAGACAGTGATGAACAAATGGCAAGCCTGGAAGCACAAAAAGACCATTATGAATCCTATATAAAAGCAAATCCTGATTGGGAGTTTGCAGGGATCTACTATGATGAAGGCATATCAGGCACAAAAAAGGAAAACCGAACTGGACTTTTGAGACTGCTTGCAGATTGCGAAAACAAGAAAATTGACTTTATTATAACCAAGTCAGTCAGCAGATTTGCCAGAAACACAACCGACTGCATTGAAATGGTGCGAAAACTTACGGATCTCGGTGTTTTCATCTATTTCGAGAAAGAGAATATAAACACGCAGCGCATGGAAGGCGAATTGGTGCTGACAATTTTGAGCAGCCTTGCAGAAAACGAGTCATTATCCATTGCAGAAAATAGTAAGTGGTCTATCAGGCGTAGGTTCCAAAACGGAACATACAAAATTTCGTACCCTCCCTATGGTTACGATTATGTGGATGGAAAGCTATTTATCAATAAAGAACAGGCTGAAATCATAAAGCGGATTTTTTCTGAAGCTTTGGCAGGTAAAGGTACACAGAAAATTGCAGATGGGCTAAATTCGGATAAAATCCCAACAAAGAGAGGTTCACACTGGACAGCGACAACTATCCGCGGCATTTTAAGCAATGAAAAATATACTGGGGATGTTCTTCTGCAAAAAACCTATACAGATGAGAATTTTAAGCGGCATTATAATCATGGGGAAAAAGATCAATACATGATAAAAGATCATCATGAAGCCATTATATCCCATGAGGAATTTGAAGCCGCCCAAGAGATATTAAAGCAAAGAGGAAAAGAAAAAGGTGTAATTAAGGGAAGCAGTAAGTATCAAAAACGCTACCCTTTCTCTGGGAAAATCAAATGCGCAGAATGTGGCAGCAGTTTTAAGCGTCGAATTCATGGCAGCGGTAACCGTAAATATATTGCATGGTGCTGCACAAAGCATATAAAGGACGCATCAAGCTGTTCCATGAAGTTTGTCAGAGAGGATGCAATCCATCAGGCCTTCGTTGTAATGATCAATAAGCTTATTTTCGGTCATAAATTCATTCTAAGACCATTGCTACAAAGCTTGAAGAAATCAAATTACTCAGATAACATAACAAAGATTCAGGAGATGGAAACAAAAATCAAAGAAAATACAGAGCGAGTTCAGGTGATTATGGGTCTTATGGCCAAAGGATACCTGGAACCCGCTCTTTTTAATACACAGAAAAATGAGCTGCTCAAAGAAGCAGCCATATTAAAAGAACAAAAAGAAGCCATAAAACGCGCAATCGATGGGAGTCAGACTATCCTCGTTGAGGTTGAGAAGCTTCTTAAATTTGCAACGAAAGCTGAAAAGCAGATTGATGCATTTGATAGCGAAATATTTGAGAATTTTACCCGTGAAATCATTGTGTTTTCACAGGAGGAAATAGGTTTCAAAATGAAATGCGGATTGAACTTAAGGGAAAGGTTGGTGAAATGA
- a CDS encoding N-acetylmuramoyl-L-alanine amidase — MKLFTKYMTRNDCYTAGRKITPKGIMVHSTAVPGVMAAEWFSRWNKSYKAGEINRQVCVHAFVDDKEVWQYLPWDHRGWHAGGAANNTHIGFEICEPAGFSYKSGSVMVGYDAAKQEDYFRKAWQNAVELCVMLCKKYGLNENDIICHSEGYKLGIASNHADVMHWFPKHGENMDTFRKAVKKALENSTDINTDIGIGDMVEFKVSVKNYYPGSVEVPTWVKNDYYHRVTQTLYKGKPVIKGGKECVLLGKKVKKSGGQEIAGINTWVAKENLVIVNNIPDSKNNRTYTVQKGDTLWRIAEKELGRGTRYPEIKKLNGLTSDTIYPGQVLKLPE, encoded by the coding sequence ATGAAGCTTTTTACTAAATACATGACGCGAAACGATTGCTATACAGCAGGCCGCAAAATCACGCCTAAAGGAATCATGGTACATTCGACAGCTGTGCCGGGTGTAATGGCGGCTGAGTGGTTTTCCCGTTGGAACAAATCTTACAAGGCCGGCGAAATAAATAGGCAGGTATGTGTACATGCTTTTGTAGACGATAAAGAGGTTTGGCAATACCTGCCTTGGGATCATCGCGGGTGGCATGCGGGAGGAGCAGCCAACAATACCCATATTGGCTTTGAAATCTGTGAGCCTGCTGGGTTTTCGTATAAATCCGGGTCGGTAATGGTGGGTTATGATGCAGCAAAGCAGGAAGATTATTTCCGTAAAGCGTGGCAGAATGCTGTTGAACTCTGCGTTATGCTCTGCAAGAAGTACGGTCTTAATGAGAATGACATCATCTGCCACTCCGAAGGATATAAGCTCGGTATTGCCAGCAACCATGCTGATGTGATGCACTGGTTTCCCAAGCATGGGGAGAATATGGACACTTTCCGTAAAGCAGTAAAAAAAGCGCTGGAGAACAGTACAGATATCAATACTGATATTGGAATTGGAGATATGGTGGAGTTTAAGGTCAGTGTAAAGAATTACTACCCCGGCAGTGTGGAAGTTCCAACGTGGGTCAAAAATGACTATTACCACAGGGTCACACAGACTTTATACAAAGGCAAGCCGGTCATAAAAGGCGGCAAAGAATGTGTTTTGCTTGGCAAAAAGGTTAAGAAATCCGGCGGTCAAGAGATTGCAGGCATAAACACTTGGGTAGCAAAAGAAAACCTTGTAATTGTAAACAATATTCCTGATAGCAAGAACAATAGAACCTATACAGTGCAAAAAGGCGACACCTTATGGAGAATAGCAGAAAAAGAACTCGGTAGAGGAACAAGATATCCGGAGATTAAGAAACTCAATGGCCTGACTTCAGATACTATTTACCCCGGACAAGTTCTCAAATTGCCGGAATAA
- a CDS encoding phage holin family protein has protein sequence MKTVWNWIQAVFTAIGGFLGWFLGGLDGFLYALIAFVAIDYVTGVMCAVVDRKLSSEVGAKGIFKKVLIFVLVGVGHIIDSQVLGNGGAIRTAVIFFYLSNEGVSILENAAHIGLPIPEKLKNALEQLHGRSNEEDEKK, from the coding sequence ATGAAAACAGTATGGAACTGGATACAGGCGGTTTTTACTGCTATTGGCGGATTTCTTGGCTGGTTTCTTGGAGGGCTGGATGGATTTTTATATGCACTCATCGCTTTTGTAGCCATTGACTATGTGACCGGAGTGATGTGTGCCGTTGTAGACAGAAAGCTTTCGAGTGAAGTCGGGGCCAAGGGCATCTTTAAGAAGGTACTTATTTTTGTACTTGTAGGTGTGGGACACATAATCGACAGCCAGGTGCTCGGCAATGGCGGGGCAATTCGGACAGCAGTGATTTTCTTTTACCTAAGTAATGAAGGAGTTTCAATTCTTGAGAATGCAGCACATATAGGACTGCCCATTCCTGAAAAGCTGAAGAACGCATTGGAACAACTGCATGGCCGCTCAAATGAGGAGGATGAAAAGAAATGA
- a CDS encoding SHOCT domain-containing protein yields MIEAANHLPYNPQETNNTKITQEEIQREVDYWRAYKILQRMLKAGLISEEEFNKIDKLNRKTFTPMYAQLMA; encoded by the coding sequence ATGATAGAGGCGGCTAATCATTTACCATATAACCCGCAGGAAACGAACAATACAAAGATAACACAGGAGGAAATTCAAAGAGAGGTTGATTACTGGCGGGCGTACAAAATTCTGCAGAGGATGCTTAAGGCGGGACTGATTTCAGAAGAAGAATTCAACAAAATCGACAAGTTGAACCGCAAAACTTTCACGCCGATGTACGCACAGCTTATGGCCTAA